In the Haloferula helveola genome, one interval contains:
- a CDS encoding VWA domain-containing protein encodes MHFNSPEWFLLIPAVLFVGWFWKRLRIFSPLRLILVLLAAFTLADPRVVLKDDSLDLWVLLDRSDSTEDLVDLGLPEWERLLEKSKPSRRDRMILLDYAAEIVEHGKDGATFTGSRKLTRTELALSHVSALAEPDRPSRVLLFTDGFSTEPLIEAAARLETQGIPLDFRLIRDETLDDYRVSRIELPERVQAGEPYLLAVTVRGSLDGKVPLVIRRAGQTLIETEVDLTNGVGRAEFTDRIPVGGSFEYEAEVQPETDAHPGNNRAARWIEITGGPRVLVVTNYQDDPIVDVLSAQDFTVDVETDSQNLKPGRLSGARAVIFNNVPAHEVPQDFLDSLDFFVREQAGGFLMVGGKHSFGSGGYFQSSIDPLLPVSMELKSEHRKLAVALAVVLDRSGSMSVGVAGGKTKMDLANSGAANAIDLLGPMDHVTVFAVDSAPHTIIPLTQIKNDKVKLMGRVRKVQSQGGGIFVYEGLKAAWDELKKANVGTRHVILFSDAADSEEPGDYKRLLAAMKKEGATVSVIALGTKADPDAKLLEDIAKRGDGRIFFSDRAVDIPKIFAQETVTIARSAFVEEPVGAQPSGRWAEVSPKMLPWLKEVGGYNLSYAREDASTSLLTTDEYVAPLVAHARRGLGRTAAVSFPLGGEFSNQSRDWEGYGDFVQTLTRWLMGLELPPGIGLRHKLDGTRLTLDLLYDPELWADKLASRPPTIRLLETGAGEAAYEVPWRRIEPGHFSVSRDLDEGSVIRGAVQVASHAIPFGPLTVGSSVEWAFDPERLEELRVASLQTGGRELLDLSEAWLRPPHDHELGLRMWLSLALLVLMVSEALLTRTGWKLPIPAMPTFRREVTEKPAKEKKAKPVKPNIPRQPEPKAAAKPEPEKESSERRSRYQRAKGRK; translated from the coding sequence ATGCATTTCAATTCGCCCGAGTGGTTCCTCCTGATTCCCGCGGTCCTGTTTGTCGGTTGGTTCTGGAAGCGTCTGCGGATCTTCTCGCCGCTGCGTCTGATCCTCGTGCTGCTGGCCGCATTCACGCTGGCTGACCCGCGAGTGGTGCTGAAGGACGACTCGCTCGATCTCTGGGTGCTGCTCGACCGGTCGGACTCGACCGAGGATCTCGTCGATCTGGGTCTTCCGGAATGGGAGCGGTTGCTGGAGAAATCGAAGCCGTCGCGTCGGGACCGGATGATCCTGCTCGATTACGCCGCCGAGATTGTCGAGCACGGCAAGGACGGCGCAACCTTTACTGGCTCGCGCAAACTGACCCGCACAGAGTTGGCTCTTTCCCATGTCTCCGCCTTGGCCGAGCCGGACCGGCCATCGAGGGTACTGCTTTTCACCGACGGATTTTCCACCGAGCCGCTGATCGAAGCCGCCGCGCGATTGGAGACGCAGGGCATCCCCCTCGACTTCCGTTTGATCCGTGACGAGACGCTTGACGACTACCGGGTGTCCCGCATCGAGTTGCCTGAGCGGGTCCAGGCCGGAGAACCCTACCTGCTCGCGGTGACGGTCCGCGGATCCCTCGATGGCAAGGTGCCGCTGGTCATTCGTCGTGCCGGCCAGACACTGATCGAGACCGAGGTCGACCTGACCAACGGCGTCGGGCGGGCCGAGTTTACCGACCGGATTCCGGTGGGCGGATCGTTCGAATACGAGGCCGAGGTGCAGCCGGAGACCGACGCGCATCCGGGTAATAACCGGGCGGCGCGATGGATCGAGATCACCGGTGGTCCCAGAGTCCTTGTGGTCACCAATTACCAAGATGATCCGATCGTCGATGTCCTGTCGGCCCAGGACTTCACGGTGGACGTCGAGACCGACTCCCAGAACCTCAAGCCCGGTCGCCTATCGGGGGCACGGGCGGTGATCTTCAACAATGTTCCCGCTCACGAGGTTCCGCAGGACTTCCTCGATTCGCTCGACTTCTTCGTTCGGGAGCAGGCGGGCGGCTTCCTGATGGTCGGCGGCAAGCATTCGTTCGGCTCGGGCGGATACTTCCAGTCGTCGATCGATCCCCTGCTGCCGGTTTCGATGGAGCTGAAGAGTGAGCACCGCAAGCTGGCGGTGGCCCTCGCGGTGGTCCTCGACCGGTCCGGTTCTATGTCGGTCGGTGTCGCCGGAGGGAAGACCAAGATGGATCTCGCGAACTCCGGCGCGGCGAACGCGATCGATCTTCTGGGACCGATGGATCACGTCACGGTCTTCGCGGTCGACAGCGCTCCGCACACGATCATTCCGCTCACCCAGATCAAGAACGACAAGGTGAAGCTGATGGGCCGTGTCCGGAAGGTGCAGTCGCAGGGTGGCGGCATATTTGTCTACGAAGGGCTCAAGGCCGCGTGGGACGAACTGAAGAAGGCGAATGTCGGAACCCGGCACGTCATTCTGTTCTCCGATGCCGCCGACTCCGAGGAGCCCGGCGACTACAAGCGGCTCCTCGCCGCGATGAAGAAGGAAGGAGCCACGGTTTCGGTGATCGCACTCGGCACCAAGGCGGATCCGGATGCGAAGCTGCTCGAAGACATCGCCAAACGCGGTGACGGCCGGATCTTCTTCTCGGACCGTGCGGTGGACATTCCAAAGATCTTCGCCCAGGAAACTGTCACCATCGCGCGCTCCGCCTTCGTCGAAGAACCTGTCGGCGCCCAGCCATCGGGTCGTTGGGCGGAGGTCTCGCCGAAGATGCTGCCATGGCTGAAGGAGGTCGGCGGCTACAACCTCTCTTACGCCCGCGAGGACGCGTCAACGTCACTTCTGACGACCGACGAGTATGTGGCGCCGTTGGTGGCCCACGCACGTCGCGGACTCGGCCGGACCGCAGCCGTCAGCTTTCCGCTTGGCGGTGAATTCTCGAACCAGTCGCGTGACTGGGAAGGCTACGGCGACTTTGTCCAGACCCTGACCCGCTGGCTGATGGGGCTCGAACTGCCGCCGGGGATCGGGTTGCGCCACAAGCTCGACGGAACCCGCCTGACTCTGGATCTGCTCTACGACCCGGAATTGTGGGCAGACAAACTCGCTTCCCGTCCCCCGACCATCCGCTTGCTCGAGACGGGCGCCGGTGAGGCCGCTTACGAGGTCCCGTGGCGCCGCATCGAACCCGGGCATTTCTCGGTGTCCCGCGATCTCGACGAAGGTTCGGTGATCCGGGGTGCTGTCCAGGTCGCCTCGCATGCGATCCCCTTCGGTCCGCTGACGGTCGGAAGCTCGGTCGAGTGGGCATTCGATCCGGAGCGGCTTGAAGAACTCCGCGTTGCTTCGCTGCAGACCGGAGGTCGTGAGTTGCTCGATCTCTCCGAAGCGTGGTTGCGGCCGCCCCACGATCATGAGCTCGGGTTGCGGATGTGGCTTTCGCTGGCGCTGCTGGTCCTGATGGTTTCGGAAGCTCTCCTGACGCGAACCGGCTGGAAGTTGCCGATCCCCGCGATGCCGACTTTCCGTCGTGAGGTGACCGAGAAGCCGGCGAAGGAGAAGAAAGCCAAGCCGGTGAAGCCGAATATCCCCCGACAGCCCGAGCCGAAAGCGGCGGCGAAGCCGGAGCCCGAGAAAGAGTCGTCGGAACGTCGTTCCCGCTACCAGCGGGCGAAGGGTCGCAAGTAG
- a CDS encoding putative manganese-dependent inorganic diphosphatase has protein sequence MDAPRLPFYVIGHRNPDTDAICSAIGHAELLRRTSEPDAIAARCGVVPSRTAWVLEKAGVPEPPLVSDVRATAGMICRRNVICAKADDTFFEAYRSMLASGVRCVPVVSNEGKATGMLRYLDLLELLLPGDGSEMMVRTVHVSLGKIATTLHAESVGAPLPEDDAKEDLVMLVGASSQATIGRRLKTAAKEGNVGRYLVVCGDRPVVQHYAIEHGARALLVTGGNDVDATLRTMAEEKGVVILRCSQDTASSTTLIRCSRTVDQVMETEFQTVKLGEPISRLRKSLAALDQDLFPVADPVTDRMVGVLSKSDLVDPPRTRVALVDHNEYAQAVKGVEEAHIVEVIDHHRLAGDLVSREPIRFLNEPVGSTSTLVGRKFDHRDLEPTPGTALCLCAGIISDTLCLTSPTTTDLDRKMLKWLSGLAGIDPERFKSEFFAVGSLLASGTADDVLNADRKEFDDDGVRITIAQIEELGLQAFDGRRTELEEALRDLAKSEGYDLAVLAVTDIARHHSLVLAAGDRRIVDALPFERVETGYYEAPGVVSRKKQIFPAVCQAIRKIG, from the coding sequence ATGGACGCCCCGCGCCTGCCGTTCTATGTGATCGGCCACCGGAATCCGGATACCGACGCCATTTGCTCGGCCATCGGGCACGCCGAGCTCCTGCGTCGGACCAGCGAGCCCGACGCGATCGCCGCCCGGTGCGGTGTGGTGCCCTCGCGGACCGCGTGGGTACTCGAAAAGGCCGGTGTGCCGGAGCCTCCGCTGGTCTCTGATGTACGGGCGACCGCCGGGATGATCTGCCGCCGCAATGTCATCTGCGCCAAAGCCGACGACACGTTCTTCGAGGCATACCGCAGCATGCTCGCAAGCGGCGTCCGCTGCGTTCCCGTCGTCAGTAACGAGGGCAAAGCCACCGGCATGCTCCGCTACCTTGACTTGCTCGAGCTTCTTCTGCCCGGTGACGGAAGCGAGATGATGGTCCGCACCGTCCATGTATCGCTCGGCAAAATTGCCACCACCTTGCATGCCGAGTCGGTAGGCGCGCCGCTGCCGGAGGATGACGCCAAGGAAGACCTTGTCATGCTTGTCGGCGCCTCCTCGCAGGCAACGATCGGCCGCCGCCTCAAGACCGCGGCCAAGGAGGGAAATGTCGGACGCTATCTGGTCGTCTGCGGCGATCGGCCGGTGGTCCAGCACTACGCCATCGAACACGGCGCCCGCGCGCTGCTGGTGACCGGAGGCAACGATGTCGATGCGACCCTCCGCACCATGGCGGAAGAGAAGGGTGTCGTCATCCTCCGCTGCTCCCAGGACACGGCCAGCTCCACTACGCTCATCCGATGTTCAAGGACGGTTGACCAGGTGATGGAAACCGAGTTCCAGACTGTGAAGCTCGGCGAACCGATCTCTCGATTGCGGAAATCCCTTGCCGCGCTCGATCAGGACCTCTTCCCGGTGGCCGACCCGGTGACCGACCGCATGGTCGGCGTGCTCTCCAAGTCCGATCTGGTCGATCCCCCGAGGACCCGGGTCGCACTGGTCGACCACAACGAGTACGCACAGGCCGTCAAAGGCGTCGAGGAGGCTCACATCGTCGAGGTCATCGACCACCACCGACTTGCGGGCGATCTGGTTTCCCGCGAGCCGATCCGCTTTCTCAACGAACCGGTCGGTTCGACCTCGACACTGGTCGGACGGAAGTTCGATCACCGTGATCTCGAGCCGACTCCCGGCACGGCGCTCTGCCTCTGTGCAGGAATCATTTCGGACACGCTCTGTCTGACTTCACCGACCACGACCGACCTCGACCGCAAGATGCTCAAGTGGCTGAGCGGACTTGCCGGCATCGACCCCGAGCGGTTCAAGAGCGAGTTTTTCGCGGTTGGCTCGCTGCTCGCATCGGGAACCGCCGATGACGTTCTGAATGCCGACCGCAAGGAATTCGATGACGACGGCGTCCGCATCACGATCGCCCAGATCGAGGAACTCGGATTGCAGGCGTTCGACGGGCGCAGGACCGAGCTTGAAGAAGCGCTGAGGGATCTTGCCAAGTCTGAGGGTTACGATCTCGCGGTACTTGCCGTGACGGATATCGCACGCCACCACAGCCTGGTTCTCGCAGCAGGTGATCGCCGCATCGTCGATGCGCTTCCGTTCGAGAGGGTCGAGACCGGCTACTACGAGGCCCCGGGTGTGGTGAGCCGCAAGAAGCAGATTTTCCCGGCCGTTTGCCAAGCGATCCGGAAGATCGGCTGA
- the argS gene encoding arginine--tRNA ligase — translation MTLLQEIEAALGSAFAKVVGEPVETPVVPSGDLRFGDYQSNAAMALAKQRRTNPRALAQEVIDTVDLGDLATAEIAGPGFINFRVSPSCFARKAAEQIADPRLGVPTTGEGRKIVIDFSAPNVAKPMHVGHIRSTILGDSLARIAGFLGYDVIRDNHIGDWGTQFGMILHGWKTILDQDQLESDPVAELLRVYREVNALAKQDPAVLETCKGELVKLQGGDPENLQIWERCVELSKKGLQKIYDRLDVSFDHWLGESFYNERLPGLVDEFLDKGLARESDGAVCVFSSGELSDDKDPFRIHKENGWTDNPAIIRKADGGFLYATTDLATVEYRIDEWKADEIWYVVGAPQQLHFRQIFDASHRWGKDADFHHIAFGSILGEDRKLMKTRSGDNVQLVDVLDEAIERAAQAIREKNPELDGEEGREVAEIVGIGAVKFAELSQHRLTDYVFSWDRMLALQGDTAPYLQYSYVRIRSIFRKLDGAFDPAGVDLLLEADEEVHLARLAIRYGELLPTILEDHRPNLLANYLLELARAFHSFFEACPVLKAEEISVRDSRLALCELTSRVLSHGLGLLGIRCPERM, via the coding sequence ATGACGCTGCTGCAGGAAATCGAGGCCGCACTTGGGTCCGCCTTCGCGAAAGTGGTCGGTGAACCGGTGGAAACTCCGGTCGTCCCGTCGGGAGACCTGCGGTTCGGTGACTACCAGAGCAACGCCGCGATGGCACTGGCGAAGCAGCGCCGGACCAACCCCCGCGCGCTTGCGCAAGAGGTGATCGACACCGTCGACCTCGGCGACCTCGCGACAGCGGAGATTGCCGGACCTGGTTTCATCAATTTCCGGGTCTCGCCTTCCTGCTTCGCCAGAAAAGCTGCCGAGCAGATCGCCGATCCGCGCCTCGGCGTCCCGACAACCGGCGAAGGAAGGAAGATCGTCATCGACTTCTCCGCTCCGAATGTCGCCAAGCCGATGCATGTCGGACACATCCGATCGACCATTCTCGGCGACTCGTTGGCACGGATCGCGGGCTTTCTCGGCTACGACGTGATCCGCGACAACCACATCGGCGACTGGGGAACCCAGTTCGGGATGATCCTTCACGGCTGGAAGACCATCCTCGATCAGGACCAACTTGAGTCGGACCCGGTCGCCGAATTGCTGCGGGTTTACCGCGAGGTCAACGCCTTGGCGAAGCAGGACCCTGCGGTTCTGGAGACCTGCAAGGGCGAGCTCGTCAAGCTGCAGGGCGGCGATCCGGAAAACCTCCAAATCTGGGAGCGCTGCGTCGAGCTGTCGAAGAAGGGCCTACAGAAAATCTACGACCGTCTCGATGTCTCCTTCGATCACTGGCTCGGTGAGAGCTTCTACAACGAGCGCTTGCCCGGACTGGTCGACGAGTTTCTCGACAAGGGCCTTGCCCGGGAAAGCGACGGGGCGGTCTGCGTTTTCTCGAGCGGTGAACTTTCCGACGACAAGGACCCTTTCCGAATCCACAAGGAAAACGGGTGGACCGACAATCCGGCGATCATTCGCAAGGCGGACGGAGGCTTCCTCTATGCGACGACGGACCTGGCCACGGTCGAGTACCGCATCGACGAGTGGAAGGCGGACGAAATCTGGTATGTCGTCGGGGCTCCCCAGCAGCTGCACTTCCGCCAGATATTCGATGCAAGCCACCGCTGGGGGAAGGATGCCGATTTCCACCACATCGCCTTCGGATCGATTCTCGGAGAGGATCGGAAGCTGATGAAGACGCGTTCGGGCGACAACGTGCAGCTTGTCGACGTTCTCGACGAGGCGATCGAGCGGGCCGCCCAAGCCATTCGGGAAAAGAATCCGGAACTCGATGGTGAGGAAGGTCGGGAAGTGGCCGAGATCGTCGGCATCGGTGCGGTGAAGTTCGCGGAGCTGTCCCAGCACCGGCTGACCGATTATGTCTTTTCTTGGGATCGGATGCTGGCCCTGCAGGGTGACACCGCGCCCTACCTCCAATACAGCTACGTCCGGATCCGGTCGATTTTCCGCAAGCTGGATGGCGCTTTCGACCCGGCCGGAGTCGACCTGTTGCTGGAGGCCGACGAGGAGGTGCACCTGGCCCGCCTCGCGATCCGCTACGGCGAGCTGCTTCCAACCATTCTCGAGGATCACCGTCCGAATCTTCTCGCGAACTACCTTCTCGAACTCGCGCGCGCCTTCCACTCGTTCTTCGAAGCCTGTCCGGTTCTCAAGGCGGAAGAGATTTCCGTCCGCGACAGCCGTTTGGCACTCTGCGAGCTGACTTCCCGGGTGCTCAGCCATGGGCTGGGACTGCTTGGAATCCGCTGCCCCGAGAGGATGTGA
- a CDS encoding PTS sugar transporter subunit IIA, which yields MKLASLLTPDQVVLDMASEEHFPAIVELVDHLIEVGKLSTDLRDEVVDSLRTREEQVSTGIGYGVAIPHAFSENLSDVVTVFGRSSKGIDFEALDHCPVHFVVLFIVPKKDYHLHLQTLAAIAKMFTNCEIRKQLSAAECRTEILNVLAGKASKNVA from the coding sequence ATGAAGCTCGCCTCTCTGCTCACACCCGACCAGGTCGTCCTGGACATGGCATCCGAGGAGCATTTCCCGGCAATTGTCGAGCTTGTCGACCATCTGATCGAGGTCGGTAAACTCTCGACCGACCTGCGCGACGAGGTGGTCGATTCCCTGAGAACCCGCGAGGAGCAGGTCAGCACGGGCATTGGCTACGGAGTTGCGATCCCTCATGCCTTTTCGGAAAATCTGTCCGACGTGGTGACGGTCTTTGGCCGCTCGAGCAAGGGCATCGATTTCGAGGCGCTGGACCACTGTCCGGTGCACTTCGTCGTTCTGTTCATCGTTCCGAAGAAGGACTACCACCTCCATCTGCAAACCCTCGCCGCGATCGCGAAAATGTTCACGAACTGCGAGATCCGAAAGCAGCTGTCGGCGGCGGAGTGCCGGACGGAGATTTTGAATGTTTTGGCTGGTAAGGCCTCGAAGAACGTCGCCTGA